GCATCTCCACAAAGCCGCCGAACGAATGATCGAAATTGCCTACCGCGAACCCGTTGATGAGTTGGAATGGAAGGCGTTGAATCAGGCAGCGCGAGAGTTGTTACTAGCGCAGTCTTCCGACTGGGCGTTTATCATGCGAACGGGAACGATGGTTCCTTATGCGGTGAGAAGGACGCGATCGCACTTGATGCGCTTTAATAAGCTCTACGAGGATGTCAAAATCGGCAAAATCGACAGCGGCTGGTTGGAGAAGGTAGAACAAATGGATAATATCTTCCCCGAAATCAACTACCGAGTTTATCGTCCTTTGTAATTTATTTGCAATTTACACGTAGGGGCGCACAGATGTGCGCCCCTAAGGCGTTTAACATTAACCAGGTAAATTATTGCTCGTATAAGCATCCATCCGGTATGCCGGAGTGCGATCGCTGTAATCTATATCAGTACCAGTGATAGATTTGGCTAACTTTTCAAAAGACTTACTACGCCAGTTGCGATCGTGGATCGGTTTTCTTTGCTCTCCTAAAAAATATGCTTGGGTTCCGATGACAGAAGCTGCTACCCAACCGATTACCAATAGTGCAATTAGAATAGTCATCGCTGTTACCTCGCTTTAAGTTGTGTAACTTTATGTAAATAAAAGTAACAATATTTTGCAAAGAGTCTCAATACGTGCAAACCGAACATCAAGTAGGGAATTCCTCCCTATGACAGAGGGGCGTACAGATGTACGCCCCTCATTTCCGAATCGCAATTTCGTGTAGAAAAACAAATTAGGAAAACAAACTATATCTCTGTAACTGGTTTTCAATTGTTTTGGGCAAAATTTTATTTAATTCTTTACCGTCTTTAAATTGTAGAGTTTGTAAAGATGGTAAATCGAAGGGTAATTGTCCTTCTAAATCTCGCTGCATGTGTGCGAGTAAAATTTGCTCGGAACGTTTTGTTTGAATCGCATAGCCAATTTCTACACAAACATTAGGGCTAGGAATTAACTGATTGCTGTCCTCTTGAGAAATACTCGTAATTGGCGTACTATCGGCAATAAATAGTAAACTTTTACGAATGTTGAGCAGCATTTGGCGATTGAGTCGGAGCGGATTCTCTTTAGAACGATAAGATTCTACTAAGGATATAGGTAAGCGCGATCGCTTATTTAATGTTTCTAGGGCTTGTTGCAATCCTTCCCGCAAAACTTCGCTAGCTGCGCTATATTCTATTTGGTAAGATAAAAAAATTGTCGGGTCTTGTAGAGCAGATACCGCTTGCTTAGTAAAGTAAATTTCGTGACTGATTAAGTCAATATTCGAGATAACGTAACCACCGCTACCCTCAATATAAAACTCGACAGCCTCTCCTTCTAAATAGCGCTGAAACCATGCCGATTTTTTAACTTCCTCGCTGTCGTTTAAAAAATCAGCTCTCAATCCCGATTTCAACAGACTATTCTTACTCAATCGCAAATCGTGAGTGCGTTTTTCTAATTCTTTAACTGGCTCGTATTTTTCTAGAAACCAAGCTTTGAGCGCAATGATTGCCATTCTCGATTTA
This window of the Chroococcidiopsis thermalis PCC 7203 genome carries:
- a CDS encoding photosystem II protein, Psb35-related, with the translated sequence MTILIALLVIGWVAASVIGTQAYFLGEQRKPIHDRNWRSKSFEKLAKSITGTDIDYSDRTPAYRMDAYTSNNLPG